A region from the Mycobacterium heidelbergense genome encodes:
- the thiG gene encoding thiazole synthase (functions in thiamine (vitamin B1) biosynthesis; in Bacillus subtilis this enzyme catalyzes the formation of thiazole from dehydroxyglycine and 1-deoxy-D-xylulose-5-phosphate and ThiS-thiocarboxylate): MADQKLTIGDRSFASRLIMGTGGATNLAVLEEALIASGTELTTVAMRRVDAEGGTGLLGLLNRLGITPLPNTAGCRGAAEAVLTARLAREALNTNWVKLEVIADERTLLPDAVELVRAAEQLVDDGFVVLPYTNDDPVLARRLEDTGCAAVMPLGSPIGTGLGITNPHNIEMIVARAGVPVVLDAGIGTASDAALAMELGCDAVLLATAVTRAADPPAMAAAMAAAVSAGHLARRAGRIPKRFWAQASSPER; this comes from the coding sequence GTGGCTGACCAGAAACTGACGATCGGGGACCGCAGCTTCGCCTCGCGGCTCATCATGGGCACCGGCGGGGCGACCAACCTCGCGGTGCTCGAAGAGGCGCTGATCGCGTCGGGAACCGAGCTGACCACCGTCGCGATGCGCCGGGTCGACGCCGAGGGCGGGACCGGGCTGCTCGGCCTGCTCAACCGGCTCGGCATCACGCCGCTGCCCAACACCGCGGGGTGCCGCGGCGCGGCCGAGGCGGTGCTCACCGCGCGGCTGGCCCGCGAGGCGCTGAACACCAACTGGGTCAAGCTCGAGGTGATCGCCGACGAACGCACCCTGCTGCCCGACGCGGTCGAATTGGTCCGGGCGGCGGAGCAATTGGTCGATGACGGGTTCGTCGTCCTGCCCTACACCAACGACGACCCGGTGCTGGCCCGTCGGCTGGAGGACACCGGCTGCGCGGCGGTGATGCCGCTGGGCTCGCCGATCGGCACCGGCCTTGGCATCACCAACCCGCACAACATCGAGATGATCGTGGCCCGGGCGGGCGTTCCGGTGGTGCTCGACGCCGGCATCGGCACCGCCAGCGACGCCGCGTTGGCGATGGAGTTGGGTTGCGACGCCGTGCTGTTGGCCACCGCGGTGACCCGGGCCGCCGACCCGCCGGCCATGGCCGCCGCGATGGCCGCCGCCGTGAGCGCCGGCCACCTGGCGCGGCGGGCCGGGCGGATCCCCAAGCGGTTCTGGGCGCAGGCGTCCTCCCCGGAGCGGTGA
- the thiS gene encoding sulfur carrier protein ThiS, whose amino-acid sequence MIVIVNERRVEADGRTTVAALLESLGFPDRGIAVAMGDAVLPRSDWATKLSDLSGPVRLEVVTAVQGG is encoded by the coding sequence ATGATCGTCATCGTCAACGAGCGGCGGGTCGAGGCCGACGGGCGCACCACCGTGGCCGCGTTGCTGGAGTCGCTGGGCTTCCCGGACCGTGGCATCGCGGTGGCCATGGGCGACGCGGTGCTGCCGCGATCCGACTGGGCCACAAAACTTTCCGACCTTTCCGGGCCGGTCCGACTCGAGGTGGTGACGGCGGTGCAAGGTGGCTGA
- the thiO gene encoding glycine oxidase ThiO → MPNTLAGSLAVVGGGVIGLSVARRAARAGWSVRVHRTGDPGASWVAGGMLAPHSEGWPGEERLLRLGIESLRLWREGGFLDGLPPTVITARESLVVAVDRADVADLRTVAEWLSAQGHPVVWESAARDVEPLLAQGIRHGFRAPTELAVDNRAVLEALSLDCERLGVRWAAPAHDLSRVDADAVVIANGVDAPTLWPGLPVRPVKGEVLRLRWRKGCMPLLARVIRARVHGRQVYLVPRADGVVVGATQYEHGRDTAPVVSGVRDLLDDACAVLPALGEYELAECAAGLRPMTPDNLPLVQRLDERTLVAAGHGRSGFLLAPWTAERIVSELVPVGAHR, encoded by the coding sequence ATGCCGAACACGCTGGCCGGCTCGTTGGCCGTCGTCGGCGGCGGGGTCATCGGGCTGTCGGTGGCGCGCCGGGCGGCGCGGGCCGGATGGTCCGTGCGGGTGCATCGCACCGGCGATCCGGGCGCGTCCTGGGTCGCGGGCGGCATGCTGGCCCCGCACAGCGAGGGCTGGCCCGGCGAGGAACGATTGTTGCGGCTGGGCATCGAGTCCCTGCGGCTGTGGCGCGAGGGCGGTTTCCTCGACGGGCTGCCGCCGACGGTGATCACCGCCCGCGAGTCGCTGGTGGTCGCCGTCGACCGGGCCGACGTCGCGGACCTGCGCACCGTGGCCGAGTGGCTCTCCGCCCAGGGCCATCCGGTGGTCTGGGAGTCGGCCGCCCGCGACGTGGAACCCCTGCTGGCGCAGGGCATCCGGCACGGCTTCCGCGCGCCCACCGAGCTCGCCGTGGACAACCGCGCGGTGCTCGAGGCGCTGAGCCTGGACTGCGAGCGCCTCGGGGTCCGGTGGGCCGCGCCGGCGCACGACCTGTCTCGGGTCGACGCCGACGCGGTGGTGATCGCCAACGGCGTCGACGCGCCGACGCTGTGGCCGGGCCTGCCCGTGCGCCCGGTGAAGGGCGAGGTGCTGCGCCTGCGCTGGCGCAAGGGGTGTATGCCGTTGCTGGCCAGGGTGATTCGCGCCCGCGTGCACGGACGGCAGGTGTACCTGGTGCCGCGCGCGGACGGGGTGGTCGTCGGCGCCACCCAATACGAACACGGCCGCGACACGGCCCCGGTCGTGTCCGGGGTGCGTGACCTGCTCGACGACGCCTGCGCGGTGCTGCCGGCGCTGGGCGAATACGAGCTGGCCGAGTGCGCCGCCGGGCTGCGCCCGATGACACCCGACAACCTGCCACTCGTGCAACGCCTGGACGAACGAACCCTGGTCGCCGCCGGCCACGGCCGATCGGGGTTTCTGCTGGCGCCCTGGACCGCCGAACGGATTGTGTCCGAACTCGTTCCGGTCGGAGCCCACCGATGA
- the thiE gene encoding thiamine phosphate synthase, translating into MHDSHARLAAARLYLCTDARRERGDLARFVDAALAGGVDIVQLRDKGSAGERRFGPLEARDELAACEILADAARRHGALFAVNDRADIARAAGADALHLGQGDLPLGAAREIVGPDVLIGLSTHDRGQVAAAAESRADYFCVGPCWPTPTKPGRAAPGLELLRVAAELGGGKPWFAIGGIDARRLPEVLDAGARRIVVVRAITAAEDPRAAAERLSSALAAAS; encoded by the coding sequence GTGCACGACTCCCATGCCCGCCTCGCGGCGGCGAGGCTTTACCTGTGTACCGACGCGCGCCGCGAGCGCGGCGACCTGGCCCGGTTCGTCGACGCCGCCCTGGCGGGCGGGGTCGACATCGTCCAGCTGCGCGACAAGGGATCGGCCGGCGAGCGGCGGTTCGGCCCGCTCGAGGCGCGCGACGAGCTGGCCGCCTGCGAGATCCTGGCCGACGCGGCCCGCCGGCACGGCGCCCTGTTCGCGGTCAACGACCGCGCCGACATCGCCCGCGCGGCCGGCGCCGACGCGCTGCACCTGGGCCAGGGCGACCTGCCACTGGGCGCGGCGCGCGAGATCGTCGGGCCCGACGTCCTGATCGGGCTGTCCACCCACGACCGCGGCCAGGTCGCCGCGGCCGCCGAAAGCCGGGCCGACTACTTCTGCGTCGGCCCCTGCTGGCCCACCCCGACCAAGCCGGGCCGCGCGGCGCCGGGCCTGGAGCTGCTGCGGGTGGCCGCCGAACTCGGCGGCGGCAAGCCGTGGTTCGCGATCGGCGGGATCGACGCCCGGCGGCTGCCCGAGGTCCTCGACGCCGGTGCGCGACGAATCGTGGTGGTGCGGGCGATCACCGCGGCCGAGGACCCCCGGGCCGCGGCCGAACGGCTCAGCTCGGCGCTTGCAGCAGCGAGCTGA
- a CDS encoding NUDIX hydrolase — protein sequence MQGDGDGWVISDGGAHYWGRHGAAGLLLRAPRPDGSPAVLLQHRAVWSHQGGTWGLPGGARDSHETPEETAVREAREEAGLLAELLTVRATVVTAEVLGLGGARWTYTTVVADAAELLHTVPNGESAEMRWVGENEVADLPLHPGFAASWQRLRTAPALVPLGQGDERRRGLPRTIEIEAGVFVWCMPGAADEAPSQLSRRVSSLLQAPS from the coding sequence GTGCAGGGCGACGGTGACGGATGGGTGATATCCGACGGCGGCGCTCACTACTGGGGCCGGCACGGCGCCGCCGGGCTGTTGTTGCGCGCCCCCCGGCCCGACGGCAGCCCCGCGGTGCTGCTGCAGCATCGGGCGGTGTGGAGCCATCAGGGCGGCACCTGGGGTTTGCCGGGCGGTGCGCGGGATAGCCACGAGACCCCCGAGGAAACCGCGGTCCGCGAAGCCCGCGAAGAGGCCGGCCTGTTGGCCGAGCTGCTGACCGTGCGGGCGACCGTGGTGACGGCCGAGGTCTTGGGGCTCGGCGGCGCCCGCTGGACCTACACCACCGTGGTCGCCGACGCGGCCGAGCTGCTGCACACCGTGCCCAACGGGGAAAGCGCCGAGATGCGCTGGGTCGGCGAGAACGAGGTCGCCGACCTGCCGCTGCATCCCGGCTTCGCGGCCAGCTGGCAGCGCCTGCGCACCGCCCCGGCGCTGGTGCCGCTGGGCCAGGGCGACGAACGACGGCGGGGCCTGCCGCGCACGATCGAGATCGAGGCCGGGGTCTTCGTCTGGTGCATGCCCGGCGCGGCCGACGAGGCGCCGTCGCAGCTGAGCCGCCGCGTCAGCTCGCTGCTGCAAGCGCCGAGCTGA
- the glnX gene encoding protein kinase G-activating protein GlnX: protein MTVELAHPSTEPKGSRSPAEPAHPRWWFISTTPGRILTIGIVLAALGVSSAFATSTTINHRQQVLTTVLNHTEPLSFAAGRLYTTLSVADAAAATAFIAQAEPRPVRQRYEQAITDAAVAVTRASSGLTDEPLVQLLGRINAELAVYTGLIEIARTNNREGNPVGSSYLSEASGLMQSTILPDAAQLYQATSERVDSETTASTHFPAPVILVVASTVVFGAFAHRWLARRTRRRINPGLVVGALGILVMVVWVGTALTISTTASRSAKDTAAESLKTVTNVAITAQQARADETLSLIRRGDEEVRKQSFYQRIDSMHAQLDQYMSRSDAVDKPDLQGADQLLLRWRQANDRINSYISVGNYRAATQVALGSGEDDSTPAFDKLEDQLGKAMDQSRTHLRDDVLSARGGLSGAQVGGVVLSLGAAIAVALGLWPRLKEYR from the coding sequence GTGACGGTCGAGCTGGCGCACCCGTCAACCGAGCCGAAGGGGTCGCGGTCGCCGGCCGAACCGGCCCATCCCCGCTGGTGGTTCATCTCGACGACGCCGGGCCGCATCCTGACCATCGGGATCGTGCTGGCGGCGCTCGGCGTGTCCAGCGCGTTCGCCACCTCGACGACGATCAACCACCGGCAGCAGGTGCTGACCACGGTGCTCAACCACACCGAGCCGCTGTCGTTCGCGGCCGGGCGGCTCTACACCACGCTGTCGGTGGCCGACGCCGCGGCGGCCACCGCGTTCATCGCCCAGGCCGAGCCGCGCCCGGTCCGGCAGCGCTACGAGCAGGCCATCACCGACGCCGCGGTGGCCGTGACCCGGGCGTCGAGCGGCCTGACGGACGAGCCGCTGGTGCAATTGCTGGGCCGGATCAACGCCGAACTGGCCGTCTACACCGGGCTGATCGAGATCGCGCGCACCAACAACCGCGAGGGCAACCCGGTGGGGTCGTCGTACCTGTCGGAGGCGTCGGGGCTGATGCAGTCCACGATCCTGCCCGACGCGGCGCAGCTCTATCAGGCGACGTCGGAGCGGGTGGACTCGGAAACCACCGCGTCCACTCACTTCCCGGCCCCGGTGATCCTCGTCGTCGCCAGCACGGTGGTCTTCGGCGCGTTCGCCCATCGCTGGCTGGCCCGGCGCACCAGGCGCCGGATCAACCCGGGGCTGGTCGTCGGCGCGCTCGGTATCCTCGTCATGGTGGTATGGGTCGGAACCGCGCTCACCATCTCGACGACCGCCAGTCGCAGCGCCAAGGACACCGCCGCCGAGTCGCTCAAGACCGTCACCAACGTCGCCATCACCGCCCAGCAGGCGCGGGCCGACGAGACGCTGTCGCTGATCCGCCGGGGCGACGAGGAGGTCCGCAAGCAGTCGTTCTATCAGCGCATCGACTCCATGCACGCCCAGCTCGACCAGTACATGTCCCGCAGCGACGCCGTCGACAAGCCCGACCTGCAGGGCGCCGATCAGCTGCTGCTCCGCTGGCGCCAGGCCAACGACCGGATCAACTCCTACATCTCGGTGGGCAACTACCGGGCCGCCACCCAGGTCGCCCTCGGCAGCGGTGAGGACGACTCCACCCCGGCGTTCGACAAGCTCGAAGACCAATTGGGCAAGGCCATGGACCAAAGCCGCACCCACCTGCGCGACGACGTCCTCAGCGCGCGCGGCGGGCTGTCGGGCGCCCAGGTCGGCGGCGTGGTGCTCAGCCTCGGCGCCGCCATCGCGGTCGCGCTGGGCCTGTGGCCCCGGCTGAAAGAGTATCGATAA
- a CDS encoding glutamate ABC transporter substrate-binding protein: protein MTRLPRALAAAAAAIVLAGCGHKESLTGATAPTLPPPTPVGMQELPPEPPLPPDNASQDCNATASLRPFPTKAEADAAVADIRTRGRLIVGLDIGSNLFSFRDPITGEITGFDVDIAGEIARDIFGAPSHVEYRILSSDERVTALQRSEVDVVVKTMTITCERRKLVNFSTVYLDANQRILAPRDSPIARVADLSGKRVCVARGTTSLHRIQQIDPPPAIVSVVNWADCLVAMQQREIDAVSTDDSILAGLVEEDPYLHIVGPNMATQPYGIGINLDNTGLVRFVNGTLERIRRDGTWNTLYRKWLTVLGPAPAPPTPRYVD, encoded by the coding sequence ATGACGCGCCTGCCCCGAGCGCTCGCCGCGGCCGCCGCGGCGATCGTGCTCGCGGGCTGCGGCCACAAGGAATCGCTGACGGGGGCGACCGCGCCGACGCTGCCGCCGCCGACGCCGGTCGGCATGCAGGAGTTGCCGCCGGAGCCGCCGCTGCCCCCGGACAACGCCAGCCAGGACTGCAACGCGACCGCCAGCCTGCGGCCCTTCCCCACCAAGGCCGAGGCGGACGCCGCGGTCGCCGACATCCGCACCCGCGGCAGGCTGATCGTCGGCCTCGACATCGGCAGCAACCTGTTCAGCTTCCGCGACCCGATCACCGGCGAGATCACCGGCTTCGACGTCGACATCGCCGGTGAGATCGCGCGCGACATCTTCGGGGCGCCCTCGCACGTCGAGTACCGCATCCTGTCGTCCGACGAGCGCGTGACCGCGCTGCAGCGCTCGGAGGTCGACGTCGTCGTCAAGACCATGACCATCACGTGCGAGCGGCGCAAGCTGGTGAACTTCTCCACCGTCTACCTCGACGCCAACCAGCGCATCCTCGCCCCGCGCGACTCGCCGATCGCCAGGGTGGCCGACCTGTCGGGCAAGCGGGTCTGCGTGGCCAGGGGCACCACGTCGCTGCACCGGATCCAGCAGATCGACCCGCCGCCGGCCATCGTGTCGGTGGTGAACTGGGCCGACTGCCTGGTGGCCATGCAGCAGCGGGAGATCGACGCCGTCAGCACCGACGACTCGATCCTGGCCGGGCTGGTCGAGGAAGACCCCTACTTGCACATCGTCGGGCCGAACATGGCCACGCAGCCCTACGGCATCGGCATCAACCTGGACAACACCGGCCTGGTCCGGTTCGTCAACGGCACCCTGGAACGCATCCGCCGGGACGGCACGTGGAACACGTTGTACCGCAAGTGGTTGACGGTGTTGGGGCCCGCGCCCGCCCCGCCCACGCCGAGGTACGTGGACTGA
- a CDS encoding serine/threonine-protein kinase PknG, which yields MDFEDGAAAESRPAEAQTGAESRPQATQALFRPDFDDDDDDFPLVPGIDTESPERMTVATRVLPPTRQLGGGLVEIPRGRDIDPLEALMTNPVVPESKRFCWNCGKPVGRSGAEKGASEGWCPACGSPYSFLPQLNPGDIVAGQYEVKGCIAHGGLGWVYLAVDHNVNDRPVVLKGLVHSGDAEAQAIAMAERQFLAEVVHPQIVQIFNFVEHTDRHGDPVGYIVMEYIGGQSLKRRLKQGEAEKPPVAEAIAYLLEILPALSYLHTIGLVYNDLKPENIMLTEEQLKLIDLGAVSRINSFGYLYGTPGFQAPEIVRTGPTVATDIYTVGRTLAALTLNLRTRNGRYVDGLPDDDPVLATYDSFARLLRRAIDPDPRRRFSTAEEMSAQLMGVLREVVAQDTGEPRPGLSTVFSPSRSTFGVDLLVAHTDVYLDGQVHSEKLTAREIVTALSVPLVDPADVAAPVLQATVLSQPVQTLDSLRAARHGTLDADGVELSESIELPLMEVRALLDLGDVAKATRKLDDLAERVGWQWRLVWYRAVAELLTGDYDSATKHFTEVLDTFPGELAPKLALAATAELAGNTDVHKFYETVWKTNDGIISAAFGLARSLSAEGDREGAVRTLDEVPPTSRHFTTARLTSAVTLMSGRSTGEITEAQIRDAARRVEALPPTEPRVLQIRALVLGGAMDWLEDNRDDKKASTNHILGFPFTEHGLRLGVEASLRSLARVAPTQRHRYTLVDMANKVRPTSTF from the coding sequence ATGGACTTCGAAGACGGCGCGGCGGCGGAGTCGCGGCCGGCCGAAGCGCAAACCGGCGCGGAGTCGCGGCCGCAGGCCACGCAGGCGCTGTTCCGGCCCGATTTCGACGACGATGACGACGACTTCCCGCTCGTCCCCGGCATAGACACGGAGTCGCCCGAGCGGATGACGGTGGCCACGCGGGTGCTCCCGCCGACCCGGCAGCTGGGCGGTGGCCTGGTCGAGATCCCCCGCGGGCGGGACATCGATCCGCTCGAGGCGCTGATGACCAACCCGGTGGTGCCGGAGTCCAAGCGCTTCTGCTGGAACTGCGGGAAGCCGGTCGGCCGGTCCGGGGCCGAGAAGGGCGCGTCGGAGGGCTGGTGCCCCGCCTGCGGCAGCCCGTATTCGTTTCTGCCGCAGCTGAATCCCGGCGACATCGTCGCGGGCCAGTACGAGGTCAAGGGCTGCATCGCGCACGGCGGGCTGGGCTGGGTCTACCTCGCCGTCGACCACAACGTCAACGACCGCCCGGTGGTGCTCAAGGGCCTGGTGCACTCCGGTGACGCCGAGGCGCAGGCGATCGCGATGGCCGAACGCCAGTTCCTCGCCGAGGTGGTGCACCCGCAGATCGTGCAGATCTTCAACTTCGTCGAGCACACCGACCGGCACGGCGACCCCGTCGGCTACATCGTCATGGAGTACATCGGGGGCCAGTCGCTCAAGCGGCGCCTCAAGCAGGGGGAAGCCGAGAAACCGCCGGTCGCCGAGGCGATCGCCTACCTGCTGGAGATCCTGCCCGCGCTGAGCTATCTGCACACGATCGGCCTGGTCTACAACGACCTGAAGCCGGAGAACATCATGCTCACCGAGGAGCAGCTCAAGCTGATCGACCTGGGTGCGGTGTCGCGGATCAATTCGTTCGGCTACCTCTACGGCACACCGGGCTTTCAGGCGCCGGAGATCGTGCGGACCGGCCCGACGGTGGCCACCGACATCTACACGGTGGGACGCACGCTGGCGGCGCTCACGCTGAACCTGCGCACCCGCAACGGCCGCTACGTGGACGGGCTGCCCGACGACGACCCCGTGCTGGCCACGTACGACTCCTTCGCCCGGCTGCTGCGCCGCGCCATCGACCCCGACCCGCGGCGCCGGTTCTCCACGGCCGAGGAGATGTCCGCGCAGCTGATGGGCGTGCTACGCGAGGTGGTCGCCCAGGACACCGGGGAGCCGCGGCCCGGGCTGTCGACGGTCTTCTCCCCCAGCCGCTCGACGTTCGGGGTGGACCTGCTGGTCGCGCACACCGACGTGTACCTGGACGGGCAGGTCCATTCAGAGAAGCTGACGGCCAGGGAAATCGTGACCGCGCTGTCGGTGCCGCTGGTCGATCCGGCCGACGTCGCCGCCCCGGTGCTGCAGGCGACGGTGCTCTCCCAGCCGGTGCAGACGCTGGATTCGCTGCGCGCGGCCCGCCACGGCACGCTGGACGCGGACGGCGTCGAGCTGTCGGAGTCGATCGAGCTGCCGCTGATGGAGGTCCGCGCGCTGCTGGACCTCGGCGATGTGGCCAAGGCCACCCGCAAACTCGACGACCTGGCCGAGCGGGTCGGCTGGCAGTGGCGGTTGGTCTGGTACCGCGCGGTCGCCGAGCTGCTCACCGGCGACTACGACTCGGCCACCAAGCATTTCACCGAGGTGCTGGACACCTTCCCCGGCGAGCTCGCGCCCAAGCTGGCGCTGGCCGCCACCGCCGAGCTGGCCGGCAACACCGACGTGCACAAGTTCTACGAGACGGTGTGGAAGACCAACGACGGCATCATCTCGGCGGCTTTCGGGCTGGCCAGATCCCTTTCGGCCGAAGGCGATCGAGAGGGCGCGGTGCGCACGCTCGACGAGGTGCCGCCCACCTCACGGCATTTCACCACCGCGCGCCTGACCAGCGCCGTGACCCTGATGTCCGGCCGGTCCACCGGCGAGATCACCGAGGCGCAGATCCGCGACGCGGCCCGCCGCGTGGAGGCGCTGCCGCCGACCGAGCCACGCGTGCTGCAGATCCGCGCCCTGGTGTTGGGCGGCGCGATGGACTGGCTCGAGGACAACCGGGACGACAAGAAAGCCAGCACCAACCACATCCTCGGTTTCCCGTTCACCGAACACGGCCTGCGCCTGGGCGTGGAGGCGTCGCTGCGCAGCCTGGCCCGCGTCGCGCCCACGCAACGGCACCGCTACACGCTGGTGGACATGGCCAACAAGGTGCGGCCCACCAGCACGTTCTAG
- a CDS encoding acetate kinase, translating into MASASGPVLVINSGSSSLKYQLVDPDSGVARATGNVERIGEGSSSVADHGAALRRAFDTLADDGIDLRVCGLAAVGHRVVHGGQEFFRPTLLDDAVIGRLEALSELAPLHNPPALKGIEVARKLLPDVPHIAVFDTAFFHDLPPAAATYAIDRELAERWRIRRYGFHGTSHRYVSERAAAFLDRPRGDLKQIVLHLGNGCSASAIAGTRPVDTSMGLTPLEGLVMGTRSGDIDPSVVSYLWHTAKMGVDEVESMLNQRSGVWGLAGERDFRRLREMIESGDDAAQLAYSVFIHRLRKYIGAYLAVLGHTDVISFTAGIGENDAAVRRDAVAGLEGLGIALDQRRNLGGGKGQIARISKDGSPIAVLVVPTNEELAIARDCVSVLAGC; encoded by the coding sequence GTGGCTAGCGCAAGCGGTCCCGTGCTGGTGATCAACTCCGGTTCGTCGTCTTTGAAATACCAACTCGTTGACCCCGATTCCGGTGTCGCGCGCGCGACCGGCAACGTCGAGCGAATCGGGGAGGGCTCGTCCTCGGTCGCCGACCACGGCGCGGCGCTGCGGCGCGCGTTCGACACGCTGGCCGACGACGGCATCGACCTGCGGGTCTGCGGCCTGGCGGCGGTCGGTCATCGGGTGGTGCACGGGGGTCAGGAGTTCTTCCGGCCGACGCTGTTGGACGACGCCGTCATCGGCAGGCTCGAGGCGCTGTCGGAGCTGGCGCCGCTGCATAACCCGCCCGCGCTCAAGGGGATTGAGGTGGCGCGGAAGTTACTGCCCGACGTTCCGCACATCGCGGTGTTCGACACGGCGTTCTTCCACGACCTGCCGCCGGCGGCGGCGACCTACGCCATCGACCGCGAACTGGCCGAGCGGTGGCGGATCCGCCGGTACGGGTTTCATGGCACCTCGCACCGCTACGTCAGCGAGCGGGCCGCCGCCTTCCTGGACCGGCCGCGCGGCGACCTGAAACAGATTGTGCTGCATCTGGGTAACGGTTGTTCCGCCTCGGCGATCGCCGGCACCCGGCCGGTCGACACGTCGATGGGCCTGACACCGCTGGAGGGCCTGGTGATGGGCACCCGCAGCGGCGACATCGACCCCAGCGTCGTCAGCTACCTGTGGCACACGGCGAAGATGGGTGTCGACGAGGTCGAGTCGATGCTCAACCAGCGATCCGGGGTGTGGGGCCTGGCCGGCGAACGCGACTTTCGGCGGCTGCGGGAGATGATCGAATCGGGCGACGACGCAGCGCAATTGGCCTACAGCGTGTTCATCCACCGATTGCGCAAGTACATCGGCGCCTACCTGGCGGTGCTGGGGCACACCGACGTCATCAGTTTCACCGCCGGGATCGGCGAAAACGATGCGGCGGTGCGTCGCGACGCGGTGGCCGGCCTGGAGGGGTTGGGCATCGCGCTCGACCAGCGCCGCAACCTCGGCGGCGGAAAGGGGCAGATCGCTCGCATCTCCAAGGACGGCTCGCCGATCGCCGTGCTGGTGGTTCCGACCAACGAGGAACTGGCCATCGCCCGCGACTGCGTGAGCGTGCTGGCGGGGTGTTGA